Proteins co-encoded in one Novosphingobium sp. PP1Y genomic window:
- a CDS encoding glycoside hydrolase family 68 protein, whose amino-acid sequence MNTDPAKTDDGKLSWTAGDLAGLDLAACSRAPVLGQKDVRRVADDIDVWDAWPLADASGKPVPWNGGELWFALTAPRADDPESRHGLARIHHFFREGDSFRHLGQTLPEGFTAGSREWSGAARVEGAHLALYFTVVGERGESATTFRQRLFVTRCSLAEDPDAPFGQWSDPREVLEPAGPYMAAEETEGRIGEIKAFRDPFPWRAPDGAEYLLFTGSAAAAPRAFNGLVGLARLDDTSGTYRPLAPLVDATDANNELERPHIVEHAGRLYLFWSTQAKVFAPGITAPTGLYGATAERIEGPWRLLNGHGLVFANPESEPFQAYSWWVLPDLSVTSFADYWGIDDATATQKPEGRTHFGGTFAPFLKLSLSGESAALT is encoded by the coding sequence ATGAACACCGATCCGGCCAAGACGGATGACGGAAAACTGTCCTGGACAGCCGGGGACCTGGCCGGCCTTGACCTTGCAGCCTGCAGCCGCGCGCCCGTTCTCGGTCAAAAGGACGTGCGCCGCGTTGCAGATGACATCGACGTCTGGGATGCCTGGCCACTTGCCGACGCGAGCGGCAAGCCCGTCCCCTGGAACGGCGGCGAACTCTGGTTTGCCCTGACCGCGCCCAGGGCCGACGATCCGGAAAGCCGGCATGGCCTTGCCCGCATCCATCACTTCTTCCGCGAGGGCGACAGTTTCCGGCACCTCGGCCAAACCCTTCCCGAGGGATTCACCGCCGGAAGCCGCGAATGGTCGGGCGCGGCGCGGGTCGAGGGCGCGCATCTGGCCCTCTACTTCACGGTCGTCGGCGAGCGCGGCGAGAGCGCCACCACCTTTCGCCAGCGCCTGTTCGTGACCCGCTGCAGCTTGGCAGAGGACCCGGACGCCCCGTTCGGCCAGTGGTCAGATCCGCGCGAGGTCCTGGAACCGGCAGGCCCTTACATGGCCGCCGAGGAAACAGAAGGCCGGATCGGCGAGATCAAGGCCTTCCGAGATCCCTTTCCCTGGCGTGCGCCGGACGGAGCCGAGTACCTCCTCTTCACCGGTTCGGCAGCCGCGGCGCCCCGCGCCTTCAACGGGCTTGTCGGACTGGCGCGCCTGGACGATACCAGCGGCACCTATCGTCCGCTCGCTCCGCTGGTCGATGCGACCGATGCCAACAACGAACTTGAAAGGCCGCACATCGTCGAACATGCGGGCCGCCTCTATCTGTTCTGGTCGACCCAGGCGAAAGTCTTCGCCCCCGGGATCACCGCGCCGACGGGGCTTTACGGCGCGACTGCCGAGCGCATCGAAGGCCCCTGGCGCCTGCTCAACGGCCACGGTCTCGTCTTTGCCAATCCAGAAAGCGAGCCCTTTCAGGCCTATAGCTGGTGGGTCCTGCCTGACCTTTCCGTCACCAGCTTCGCCGACTACTGGGGCATCGACGATGCCACGGCTACGCAAAAGCCGGAGGGACGCACCCACTTCGGCGGCACTTTCGCTCCCTTCCTGAAGCTTTCGCTTTCGGGCGAGAGCGCCGCGCTCACATGA
- a CDS encoding LuxR C-terminal-related transcriptional regulator → MDVAAVLVSRVLGERSATAALLTAHAIAPDTVIAVALNEIAARDGEVALFLDDIHVLTETGIAELQRIIDNAPNNLRLVIAARGPTRLHLARLRNADAVLEVDDAALAISFKQLNEMVAELSVPALSLAEARDLWSRSGGWVAAVRLLVRNRPPPNRTSGSTGAFAIIGRDLQEYFEEELLSGLSDEARGALDVMLIPNRLEHGLMLELSADPQAPLHIQEYLMHGLLKRNPFGPEVTYTTVPLLLDVVAVKSFVDTEERASLHRRSCGWFEKRGNFALAASHAMDSGDSQRAVALIERCGFDMISRGEVLRLQAWLDRFSISDLQPHPTALLAVAWALALLYRLDEAEKLLTALDTTFKCDLANFAGHERNLTALRIMIASMRDDFRQGSALGRSWKRRWPESHDWFSNVVDNSLAFCLAHEGAPIEGRMALERAYLPSYYETSPYGALYGRCILGLIDLRDGQVRHAETHFNWALKHAERDMSAQSTGTVMAAGLLAGALYERNETGKVTQLIESYAWSLHAHLFTDARFQAYRAKARNLSNNGQYRAAITVLENVLDAGPAVRLPRVRVDVLCEKVVISVMHHDTRMAAAYVRALSELSGTITDDDRLAPYLEAAVHGSQAHLYIALGAPERALELLRRAARLDLSDGWNLRALHWAVLGVSALNALGRTDLAIRLLRRLIRQAAGNGIVRTFVDGGHAIQAVLDMMHARGMAPRGRREAMLVQQLRETFDPSLAEPEFDEKNSLAQPGNALTEREIELVHFVRAGLTNRQIAEQLDVSENTVKWHLKNVFEKVNVRRRADLTNIDLA, encoded by the coding sequence ATGGACGTGGCAGCGGTTTTGGTCTCCCGCGTTCTTGGCGAGCGCAGCGCCACGGCGGCCTTGCTGACCGCTCACGCGATCGCACCGGATACCGTTATTGCGGTGGCGCTTAACGAGATCGCAGCTCGCGATGGCGAGGTCGCCCTTTTCCTAGATGACATTCATGTTCTCACAGAAACGGGCATCGCCGAACTGCAGCGAATCATCGACAATGCGCCCAACAACCTACGTCTCGTAATTGCCGCTCGAGGACCAACGCGGCTTCACTTGGCACGCCTGCGAAATGCAGATGCGGTCCTCGAAGTGGACGACGCTGCGCTCGCCATCAGCTTCAAGCAACTCAACGAAATGGTGGCGGAACTTTCGGTCCCCGCTCTGTCGCTTGCCGAGGCGCGTGACCTCTGGAGCCGATCAGGTGGTTGGGTCGCAGCGGTACGCCTGCTCGTGCGAAACCGCCCTCCCCCTAACCGAACGAGCGGCAGTACCGGCGCTTTCGCGATCATCGGGCGCGACCTGCAGGAGTACTTCGAGGAGGAGCTACTGTCGGGACTGAGCGACGAGGCGCGTGGCGCGCTCGACGTCATGCTGATCCCAAATCGTCTCGAGCACGGCTTGATGCTCGAACTATCAGCGGACCCCCAGGCGCCGCTCCACATTCAAGAATACCTCATGCACGGGCTGCTCAAGCGCAATCCCTTCGGCCCCGAAGTGACCTATACGACCGTCCCACTTTTGCTCGACGTCGTGGCAGTGAAGAGCTTTGTCGACACCGAGGAGAGGGCTTCGCTACATCGGCGGTCGTGCGGATGGTTCGAAAAGCGGGGCAACTTTGCCCTGGCGGCCTCGCACGCTATGGACAGCGGCGACAGTCAGCGGGCTGTTGCCCTGATCGAGCGGTGCGGCTTTGACATGATCAGCCGCGGAGAGGTCCTGCGCTTACAGGCTTGGCTAGATCGCTTCTCGATTTCGGATCTTCAGCCGCATCCGACCGCCCTTCTGGCAGTCGCTTGGGCACTGGCGCTGCTCTACCGGCTCGACGAGGCCGAGAAGCTGCTCACCGCGCTCGACACAACGTTCAAATGCGATCTCGCGAATTTCGCTGGGCACGAGAGGAACCTAACGGCTCTGCGGATCATGATCGCCTCGATGCGCGACGACTTTCGTCAAGGTAGCGCGCTAGGTCGAAGCTGGAAGCGGCGTTGGCCTGAATCCCACGACTGGTTTAGCAACGTCGTCGACAATTCGCTGGCGTTTTGCCTTGCTCACGAAGGTGCGCCGATCGAGGGCCGGATGGCGCTTGAGAGGGCTTATTTACCAAGTTATTATGAAACGAGCCCCTATGGCGCGCTCTACGGGCGCTGCATCCTGGGCCTTATCGACTTGCGTGACGGACAGGTCCGCCATGCCGAGACCCATTTCAACTGGGCGCTCAAACATGCCGAAAGGGACATGAGCGCCCAGTCAACCGGCACCGTCATGGCCGCAGGCTTGCTGGCCGGTGCTCTCTACGAGCGCAACGAAACCGGGAAGGTCACTCAACTGATCGAATCGTATGCCTGGTCGCTGCACGCCCACCTATTCACCGACGCGCGCTTCCAAGCTTACCGCGCAAAGGCCCGCAACCTCTCCAACAACGGCCAGTATCGCGCGGCCATCACTGTGCTCGAAAACGTGCTCGACGCCGGCCCGGCAGTGCGGCTGCCTCGCGTGCGTGTCGACGTCCTGTGTGAAAAAGTCGTCATCTCGGTAATGCATCACGATACTCGCATGGCTGCGGCCTATGTGCGCGCACTTTCGGAGTTGTCCGGAACCATAACCGACGACGACCGACTGGCGCCTTATCTCGAGGCAGCGGTGCACGGTTCCCAGGCCCACCTGTACATTGCTTTGGGAGCGCCCGAGCGCGCACTCGAGTTATTGCGGCGCGCGGCACGGCTCGATCTATCGGATGGCTGGAACCTGCGCGCATTACACTGGGCGGTGCTCGGGGTGAGCGCTCTCAACGCATTGGGCCGCACCGACCTGGCAATCCGCCTGTTGCGTCGGCTCATTCGCCAAGCCGCAGGCAACGGCATCGTTCGCACGTTCGTCGATGGCGGCCACGCGATCCAAGCAGTACTCGACATGATGCATGCACGCGGCATGGCCCCGAGAGGGCGCCGCGAGGCGATGCTGGTCCAGCAGCTGCGCGAGACCTTTGACCCTAGTCTGGCGGAACCCGAATTCGATGAGAAGAATTCACTCGCCCAGCCGGGAAACGCGCTGACCGAACGAGAAATCGAACTGGTCCACTTCGTACGCGCAGGGCTTACAAACCGTCAGATTGCCGAGCAACTGGACGTGAGCGAGAACACGGTGAAGTGGCACCTCAAGAACGTGTTCGAAAAGGTCAATGTGCGCAGGCGCGCGGACCTGACCAACATCGATCTGGCCTGA
- a CDS encoding ROK family protein has translation MTQASPPRLAGIELGGTKTIVTLGDGTRILESHALPTTTPDETLEAAHAHLSAWQAASPLAAIGIASFGPIRVTPDAPDYGTILATPKPGWSNTGVLEMVQARFACPIAVDTDVNAAALAEHAFGAAQGCSSLVYITIGTGLGAGIVIDGRPVHGFLHPELGHIRTRRAPGATFAGTCPFHGDCIEGLISGPALEARLPVHPGKLDPASPAWDEVGDDLSELLSTLLLALSPQRIVIGGGVATRQPHLIERARNRLPAILAGYLPDLDIAAIETMICLPALGANAGPVGSLLLARNVLINEGA, from the coding sequence ATGACACAGGCGTCCCCTCCGCGCCTTGCCGGCATAGAACTGGGCGGCACCAAGACCATCGTCACCCTGGGCGATGGCACCCGCATCCTCGAAAGCCATGCCCTGCCAACCACCACCCCCGATGAAACGCTGGAGGCTGCCCACGCCCATCTCTCGGCATGGCAGGCCGCATCCCCCCTCGCCGCCATCGGGATCGCCAGTTTCGGCCCCATCCGGGTGACGCCGGATGCGCCTGATTACGGCACCATCCTGGCCACCCCGAAGCCCGGCTGGAGCAACACCGGTGTGCTGGAAATGGTGCAGGCACGCTTCGCCTGCCCGATCGCCGTCGATACCGACGTCAATGCGGCGGCGCTTGCTGAGCATGCCTTCGGGGCGGCTCAAGGCTGTTCCAGCCTCGTCTACATCACGATCGGCACCGGCCTTGGCGCAGGAATCGTGATCGATGGCCGGCCGGTGCATGGCTTTCTCCACCCCGAACTCGGCCACATCCGCACCCGCCGCGCGCCGGGCGCAACCTTTGCAGGCACCTGCCCCTTTCATGGGGACTGCATCGAAGGCCTTATCAGCGGCCCCGCCCTGGAAGCCCGCCTGCCGGTGCATCCGGGCAAGCTCGATCCCGCCTCGCCTGCTTGGGACGAAGTCGGGGATGACCTGTCCGAACTCCTGTCCACGCTGCTCCTCGCGCTTTCCCCGCAGCGGATCGTCATCGGCGGCGGCGTCGCCACCCGCCAGCCGCACCTCATCGAGCGGGCACGAAACCGGCTGCCCGCGATACTCGCCGGCTACCTGCCCGATCTGGACATTGCAGCCATCGAAACCATGATCTGCCTCCCGGCACTCGGCGCCAACGCCGGGCCGGTCGGTTCACTGCTGCTGGCGCGCAATGTACTGATTAACGAGGGTGCCTGA